A stretch of the Streptomyces ortus genome encodes the following:
- a CDS encoding LysR substrate-binding domain-containing protein codes for MTGSEESPSFRLAYVPGVTPSKWVRIWNERLPDVPLTLHAMSVGEAFDALRGGDADAGLLRLPVDGTDLSAIPLYAETTVVVVPKDHVVAAVDEVSAEDLADDIVLHPLDDTLDWERLPGRPAIERPATTADAVDLVAAGVGLLVVPQSIARLHHRKDLTYRPVTDAPESRVALSWPEDRTTDLVEDFIGIVRGRTVNSSRGRTQPPAEPKAARPAAKATPRRKPAAGRPQGAKSTKNTKGAKRGKPRGR; via the coding sequence GTGACAGGCTCGGAAGAATCCCCTTCGTTCCGGCTCGCGTATGTCCCGGGAGTGACGCCCAGCAAGTGGGTGCGGATCTGGAACGAGCGGCTGCCCGACGTTCCCCTGACGCTCCACGCGATGTCCGTCGGCGAGGCCTTCGACGCGCTGCGGGGCGGCGACGCCGACGCGGGTCTGCTCCGGCTCCCGGTCGACGGTACGGACCTCAGCGCGATCCCCCTCTACGCCGAGACCACGGTGGTCGTCGTCCCCAAGGACCATGTCGTGGCCGCGGTGGACGAGGTGAGCGCCGAGGACCTGGCGGACGACATCGTGCTGCACCCCCTCGACGACACCCTCGACTGGGAGCGCCTGCCGGGCCGGCCCGCGATCGAGCGCCCCGCCACGACGGCCGACGCGGTGGACCTGGTGGCGGCGGGTGTGGGACTCCTCGTCGTTCCGCAGTCGATCGCCCGCCTCCACCACCGCAAGGACCTCACGTACCGGCCGGTGACGGACGCCCCCGAGTCGCGGGTGGCCCTGTCGTGGCCGGAGGACCGGACCACCGATCTGGTGGAGGACTTCATCGGCATCGTCCGGGGCCGGACCGTCAACAGCTCACGCGGCCGTACACAGCCGCCCGCGGAGCCGAAGGCCGCTCGCCCTGCCGCCAAGGCCACTCCCCGGCGCAAGCCGGCCGCGGGCAGGCCCCAGGGTGCCAAGAGCACGAAGAACACCAAGGGCGCCAAGCGAGGTAAGCCCCGCGGGCGCTGA
- a CDS encoding NUDIX domain-containing protein, whose amino-acid sequence MTAGIDTPDPRGRTGLDRVGLDLTGNPRVRVRDVKLLSCHWYVERTTTFDLRLADGTWSTQERETHDRGNGATILLYDTARETVLLTRQFRYPVYVNGHPDGMLVETPGGLLDDDDEHPEVAVRREVIEETGHTVGEVERVFDVYMSPGSVTERVTFYAASYGPATRTHEGGGLDEEGEDIETVELPFKEALRMIRTGEIADAKTIMLLQWAALEGPFSK is encoded by the coding sequence ATGACCGCCGGCATCGACACCCCCGACCCCAGGGGCCGTACCGGACTCGACCGGGTCGGCCTGGACCTGACGGGGAACCCCCGGGTCAGGGTGCGGGACGTGAAACTGCTGTCCTGCCACTGGTACGTGGAGCGCACCACGACGTTCGACCTCCGGCTCGCCGACGGCACCTGGTCCACGCAGGAGCGCGAGACGCACGACCGCGGCAACGGCGCCACGATCCTGCTCTACGACACGGCACGCGAAACCGTCCTGCTGACCAGGCAGTTCCGCTACCCCGTGTATGTCAACGGCCATCCCGACGGCATGCTCGTCGAGACGCCGGGCGGGCTGCTGGACGATGACGACGAGCACCCCGAGGTCGCCGTGCGGCGCGAGGTCATCGAGGAGACCGGGCACACGGTCGGCGAGGTCGAGCGGGTCTTCGACGTCTATATGAGCCCGGGCTCGGTCACCGAGCGCGTCACCTTCTACGCCGCCTCCTACGGACCGGCCACCCGCACCCACGAGGGCGGCGGACTGGACGAGGAGGGCGAGGACATCGAGACCGTCGAACTGCCCTTCAAGGAAGCCCTGCGCATGATCCGTACGGGCGAGATCGCCGACGCGAAGACCATCATGCTGTTGCAGTGGGCGGCGCTGGAAGGACCCTTCAGCAAGTGA
- a CDS encoding alkene reductase, whose protein sequence is MTTQPLLRPVRLGALELPNSVVMAPMTRARAHNAELAPTDLHATYYAQRATAGLIVTEGTWVSPDAIGFIDVPGIYTDTQTAGWAKVTEAVHAAGGRIVSQLGHVGAVSHPDHLDGRLPAGPSAVNPGEKSFTPAGPKDTLTPRAFTAAEIADTIADYRHAAENARRAGFDGVELHAQVSHLIPQFLNPRLNRRTDAYGGTGEKRARFLLDILDAVGDVWGGDRVGVKMSPGWTNGTTFTADEETLADHDQLLKKLNENDLAYLHLMGAPGTIEERVALFSRYRAHYQGNIVANLGFTRALGNEILGRGVVDAVSFGAPFIANPDLVERFAQDHPLADDDPDTHYAGHTEGYTDYPAYTAG, encoded by the coding sequence ATGACCACCCAGCCCCTGCTGCGACCCGTCCGACTCGGCGCGCTTGAGCTTCCCAACAGCGTCGTCATGGCCCCCATGACCCGCGCCCGCGCCCACAACGCCGAGCTGGCCCCCACCGACCTCCACGCGACCTACTACGCGCAGCGCGCCACAGCCGGGCTCATCGTCACCGAGGGCACCTGGGTCAGCCCCGACGCGATCGGCTTCATCGACGTCCCCGGCATCTACACCGACACACAGACCGCCGGCTGGGCGAAGGTCACCGAGGCCGTCCACGCGGCGGGCGGGCGGATCGTCTCCCAGCTCGGCCACGTCGGAGCGGTCTCCCATCCCGACCACCTCGACGGCCGCCTGCCCGCCGGTCCCTCGGCCGTCAACCCCGGCGAGAAGTCCTTCACCCCCGCCGGGCCGAAGGACACCCTCACCCCGCGCGCCTTCACCGCCGCCGAGATCGCCGACACCATCGCCGACTACCGCCATGCGGCCGAGAACGCCCGCCGCGCCGGTTTCGACGGCGTGGAACTCCACGCCCAGGTGTCGCACTTGATCCCGCAGTTCCTCAACCCCCGTCTCAACCGGCGCACCGACGCCTACGGAGGCACCGGCGAGAAGCGGGCCCGGTTCCTGCTCGACATCCTCGACGCCGTCGGTGACGTGTGGGGCGGCGACCGCGTCGGCGTGAAGATGTCCCCGGGCTGGACCAACGGAACCACCTTCACCGCGGACGAGGAGACACTCGCCGACCACGACCAGCTGCTCAAGAAGCTCAACGAGAACGACCTCGCCTATCTGCACCTCATGGGCGCCCCCGGCACCATCGAGGAGCGCGTCGCCCTCTTCTCCCGTTACCGCGCCCACTACCAGGGCAACATCGTCGCCAACCTCGGCTTCACCCGGGCCCTCGGCAACGAGATCCTCGGCCGCGGCGTCGTCGACGCGGTCTCCTTCGGCGCCCCCTTCATCGCCAACCCCGACCTGGTCGAGCGCTTCGCGCAGGACCACCCGCTGGCCGACGACGACCCGGACACCCACTACGCCGGTCACACCGAGGGCTACACCGACTACCCGGCCTACACCGCCGGCTGA
- a CDS encoding discoidin domain-containing protein, with amino-acid sequence MTRPPLHRRRPLTVLSLLLVVMAMALGPTPSSAAGANWWDPTARPAPDSRIDVTGEPFKGTNSQGEVRGFVDAHNHIMANEAFGGRLICGKPFSKAGVADALKDCPEHYPDGSLAIFDFITNGGDGKHDPDGWPTFRDWPAHDSLTHQQNYYAWVERAWRGGQRVLVNDLVTNGVICSVYPFKDRSCDEMTSIRLQAKLTYDMQDYIDAMYGGPGRGWFRIVTDSAQAREVAQQGKLAVVLGVETSEPFGCKQVLDIAQCDKADIDAGLDELYDLGVRSMFLCHKFDNALCGVRFDEGGLGTAINVGQFLSTGTFWQTEKCAGPQHDNPIGGAAAPGAEKELPAGVDVPSYDEDAQCNKRGLTDLGEYAVRGLMKRKMMLEIDHMGVKATGRALDIFEAESYPGVISSHSWMDLNWTERVYRLGGFIAQYMHGSEEFGAEAARTKALRDKYDVGYGYGTDMNGVGGWPAPRGADAPNPVTYPFRSTDGTAVLDRQTTGQRTWDINTDGAAHYGLVPDWIEDIRLVAGQGVVDDLFRGAESYLDTWGAAEQHQAGVNLAKGAPASASSSESSIFTSYAPGRAVDGDTGTRWASDWSDDQWLRVDLGSTRTVKRVTLDWERAYAKSYRVEVSTNGTDWQSVWSTTAGDGGLDTARFSGVPARHVRVHGLDRGTDWGYSLYEVGVHSS; translated from the coding sequence ATGACCCGACCGCCTCTCCACCGGCGCCGACCTCTCACGGTCCTGTCGCTGCTGCTCGTCGTGATGGCCATGGCGCTCGGGCCCACGCCCAGCTCCGCCGCCGGGGCGAACTGGTGGGACCCGACGGCGCGGCCCGCGCCCGACTCGCGGATCGACGTCACCGGGGAGCCCTTCAAGGGCACGAACTCCCAGGGCGAGGTGCGCGGGTTCGTCGACGCGCACAACCACATCATGGCCAACGAGGCGTTCGGCGGTCGGCTCATCTGCGGCAAGCCGTTCTCGAAGGCGGGAGTCGCCGACGCCCTCAAGGACTGTCCCGAGCACTACCCCGACGGCTCGCTGGCGATCTTCGACTTCATCACCAACGGCGGTGACGGCAAGCACGATCCGGACGGCTGGCCCACGTTCCGGGACTGGCCCGCCCACGACTCGCTGACCCACCAGCAGAACTACTACGCCTGGGTCGAGCGGGCCTGGCGCGGCGGCCAGCGCGTCCTCGTCAACGACCTCGTCACCAACGGCGTGATCTGCTCGGTGTACCCCTTCAAGGACCGCAGTTGCGACGAGATGACCTCGATCCGGCTGCAGGCGAAGCTGACGTACGACATGCAGGACTACATCGACGCCATGTACGGCGGCCCCGGCCGGGGCTGGTTCAGGATCGTCACCGACAGCGCCCAGGCCCGCGAGGTCGCCCAGCAGGGCAAACTCGCCGTCGTCCTCGGCGTGGAGACGTCCGAGCCCTTCGGCTGCAAGCAGGTCCTGGACATCGCGCAGTGCGACAAGGCCGACATCGACGCCGGATTGGACGAGTTGTACGACCTCGGCGTGCGCAGCATGTTCCTGTGCCACAAGTTCGACAACGCGCTGTGCGGAGTCAGGTTCGACGAGGGCGGCCTCGGTACGGCGATCAACGTCGGCCAGTTCCTGTCGACGGGCACCTTCTGGCAGACGGAGAAGTGCGCGGGCCCGCAGCACGACAACCCCATCGGGGGCGCGGCGGCGCCGGGCGCGGAGAAGGAACTGCCCGCGGGCGTCGACGTACCGTCGTACGACGAGGACGCGCAGTGCAATAAGCGGGGGCTCACGGATCTCGGCGAGTACGCGGTCCGCGGGCTGATGAAGCGCAAGATGATGCTGGAGATCGACCACATGGGGGTCAAGGCCACCGGCCGCGCCCTCGACATCTTCGAGGCGGAGTCGTACCCCGGCGTGATCTCCTCGCACAGCTGGATGGACCTCAACTGGACCGAGCGGGTCTACCGCCTCGGCGGCTTCATCGCCCAGTACATGCACGGCTCCGAGGAGTTCGGCGCGGAGGCCGCACGGACGAAGGCCCTGCGCGACAAGTACGACGTGGGGTACGGCTACGGCACCGACATGAACGGTGTCGGCGGCTGGCCCGCCCCGCGTGGCGCGGACGCCCCGAACCCGGTCACGTACCCGTTCCGCAGCACCGACGGCACCGCCGTGCTCGACCGGCAGACCACCGGGCAGCGCACCTGGGACATCAACACCGACGGCGCCGCCCACTACGGTCTCGTCCCGGACTGGATCGAGGACATCCGGCTGGTCGCGGGCCAGGGCGTCGTGGACGACCTGTTCCGGGGCGCCGAGTCCTACCTCGACACCTGGGGCGCGGCCGAGCAGCACCAGGCCGGGGTGAACCTCGCCAAGGGGGCGCCCGCGTCGGCCAGTTCGTCGGAGTCGAGCATCTTCACCAGTTACGCGCCCGGCCGGGCCGTGGACGGCGACACGGGCACCCGCTGGGCCAGTGACTGGAGCGACGACCAGTGGCTGCGGGTCGACCTCGGCTCCACCCGCACGGTCAAGCGCGTCACCCTCGACTGGGAACGGGCGTACGCGAAGTCGTACCGCGTGGAGGTCTCCACCAACGGCACCGACTGGCAGTCCGTGTGGTCCACCACCGCCGGGGACGGCGGCCTGGACACGGCCCGGTTCTCCGGCGTACCCGCGCGTCACGTGCGGGTCCACGGGCTGGATCGCGGTACGGACTGGGGGTACTCCCTGTACGAGGTGGGCGTCCACAGCAGCTGA
- a CDS encoding TetR/AcrR family transcriptional regulator: MARMPSAERRRQLTEAAIRAMTRDGVARTTTRSIAAEAGVSLSVFHYCFDSKQALIEAVIETITGHSVAVVREAIRPRATLRETVAAGFRAYWDHVSAHPGEHMLTYELTQYALRQPGFEQLARRQYELYSATYAELIEQLSRDMDFVLRVPVPVLARYLAAMTDGLTLNFLVLGDDSAWADILDTITDHVAGLVRDTDDSA; the protein is encoded by the coding sequence ATGGCACGGATGCCGTCGGCCGAGCGGCGCCGTCAGCTCACCGAGGCGGCCATCCGTGCGATGACCCGGGACGGCGTCGCCAGGACGACGACCCGGTCCATCGCGGCCGAGGCGGGCGTGTCACTGAGCGTCTTCCACTACTGCTTCGACTCCAAGCAGGCGCTGATCGAGGCCGTCATCGAGACGATCACCGGTCACTCCGTCGCGGTGGTACGCGAGGCGATCCGGCCGCGGGCGACCCTGCGGGAGACCGTCGCGGCGGGCTTCCGGGCCTACTGGGACCATGTGTCCGCCCACCCCGGCGAGCACATGCTCACCTACGAACTGACCCAGTACGCCCTGCGCCAGCCGGGATTCGAGCAGTTGGCCCGGCGGCAGTACGAGCTGTACTCCGCCACCTACGCGGAACTGATCGAACAGCTCAGCCGTGACATGGACTTCGTGCTGCGCGTGCCCGTCCCCGTGCTGGCCCGCTATCTGGCCGCCATGACCGACGGGCTGACCCTCAACTTCCTGGTGCTCGGCGACGACTCGGCGTGGGCGGACATCCTCGACACGATCACCGACCACGTGGCCGGGCTCGTACGCGACACGGACGACAGTGCGTGA
- a CDS encoding NADPH-dependent F420 reductase, whose protein sequence is MKIGTIGSGTVAQAIARHAVAHGHQVVLSNSRGPASLAGLADELGPLAHAGTPEEAAAADLVLLAVGWPRIPDATAGLPHFGGRVVIDATNQFVSPPPHTKIADLGDLTGSEHVASLLPGARVVKAFNTLYGQYIAADPRHPEGRQVLFLAGDDADAKTTVKDLTAAFGFAPVDVGSLREGGRLMQLGGPLSGLHVLKQD, encoded by the coding sequence ATGAAGATCGGAACCATCGGCTCCGGAACCGTCGCCCAGGCCATCGCCCGTCATGCCGTGGCCCACGGTCACCAGGTCGTACTGAGCAACAGCCGCGGCCCCGCCTCCCTGGCCGGGCTCGCCGACGAACTCGGACCGCTCGCGCACGCCGGCACCCCGGAGGAGGCCGCCGCGGCGGACCTCGTACTCCTCGCGGTCGGCTGGCCACGGATCCCGGACGCGACAGCCGGGCTGCCGCACTTCGGCGGACGCGTCGTCATCGACGCCACCAACCAGTTCGTCTCCCCGCCGCCCCACACGAAGATCGCCGACCTGGGCGACCTCACCGGCAGCGAACACGTCGCCTCACTGCTGCCCGGAGCCCGCGTCGTCAAGGCGTTCAACACCCTCTACGGCCAGTACATCGCCGCCGACCCGCGCCACCCGGAGGGCCGCCAGGTGCTGTTCCTCGCCGGTGACGACGCCGATGCCAAGACGACCGTGAAGGACCTCACCGCCGCCTTCGGGTTCGCCCCCGTAGACGTCGGCTCCCTGCGCGAGGGCGGACGCCTCATGCAACTCGGCGGCCCGCTCTCCGGCCTCCACGTCCTCAAACAGGACTGA